In one Candidatus Latescibacter sp. genomic region, the following are encoded:
- a CDS encoding TrmB family transcriptional regulator encodes MKNEHIESIMTGLGFSLYESRAYVALVAENPLTGYELSGRSGIPRSKVYECIERLNRKGLLIPVEENPVKYAPLPPEELVRRLSKEFRSSLETLGQLLAEEKASDRVDYIFNVRGYEEIIAKSVEMIEDAEKELALALWSEEISRLEEEILRAVKRGVTVRILAFDGGRAVEGCETWRHRSLAREDFTGRAITVVRDRSEALTGQCSGEGGIIAAWTKNRNLVFISLKYIEHEIIRIRESGGDGALG; translated from the coding sequence ATGAAAAACGAGCACATAGAATCCATCATGACCGGCCTGGGATTTTCGCTGTACGAATCACGGGCGTATGTGGCACTGGTGGCGGAAAACCCGCTTACCGGGTACGAACTTTCTGGAAGGTCGGGGATACCGCGCTCCAAGGTGTACGAGTGCATCGAGCGCCTGAATCGTAAGGGGCTGCTCATCCCTGTAGAAGAGAACCCGGTGAAATATGCGCCGCTGCCGCCGGAAGAGCTGGTGCGGCGGCTCTCGAAGGAATTCCGGTCATCTTTAGAGACATTGGGACAATTGCTTGCGGAGGAAAAGGCCTCCGACCGGGTGGATTACATATTCAATGTGCGGGGATACGAGGAAATCATCGCCAAATCCGTGGAGATGATCGAGGATGCGGAAAAAGAACTGGCGCTGGCGCTCTGGAGCGAGGAGATTTCTCGGCTCGAAGAGGAAATACTGCGGGCGGTCAAACGAGGGGTGACTGTGCGAATTCTCGCTTTCGATGGCGGCAGGGCTGTCGAGGGCTGCGAGACCTGGCGTCACCGGTCGCTTGCCAGGGAGGATTTCACCGGGAGAGCCATCACCGTGGTACGTGACAGAAGCGAGGCGCTTACCGGCCAGTGTTCCGGAGAAGGCGGCATTATCGCCGCCTGGACAAAGAATCGGAATCTCGTTTTCATCAGCCTCAAGTATATCGAGCACGAGATCATAAGGATCAGGGAAAGCGGGGGTGATGGAGCACTCGGTTGA
- a CDS encoding type II toxin-antitoxin system HicB family antitoxin has protein sequence MQLTAVFKKFPEGYSAFVEELPGANTQGETLEEARRNLAEAVQLVLEANRQLAEESLAGEEVIREPITMPAS, from the coding sequence ATGCAATTGACAGCAGTTTTCAAGAAGTTTCCGGAAGGCTACTCGGCGTTTGTCGAGGAACTTCCTGGAGCCAACACTCAGGGTGAAACACTCGAAGAGGCGCGCAGAAACCTTGCCGAGGCAGTCCAGCTTGTTCTCGAAGCCAACCGTCAGCTTGCAGAGGAATCCCTTGCAGGCGAAGAGGTGATCCGTGAGCCAATTACAATGCCCGCATCATGA
- a CDS encoding DUF433 domain-containing protein gives MKKKILKSRVILKPEVCGGRPCIRDTRIEIAVILDGLAEGMTEAEIMDHYPQLATEDIRAALAYAAELSHESIWKTVVSA, from the coding sequence GTGAAAAAAAAGATACTCAAGTCGAGAGTCATTTTGAAACCGGAGGTGTGCGGAGGGAGACCCTGTATCCGCGACACTCGTATCGAAATCGCGGTGATACTGGACGGTCTGGCCGAAGGAATGACGGAAGCGGAGATCATGGACCACTACCCTCAGCTTGCCACAGAGGATATCCGCGCCGCGTTAGCCTATGCCGCCGAGTTGTCGCATGAAAGCATTTGGAAAACGGTGGTATCCGCATGA
- a CDS encoding LL-diaminopimelate aminotransferase, which yields MPLHVTYADRLAKLPPYLFAAIDEMKQKAIRAGHDVINLGVGDPDLPTPRHIIERLNETAFDPANHQYPSYTGMTDFRKSIAAYYRRTREVEVDPASEVVTLIGSKEGIGHLPLAFVNPGDIVLVPDPGYPVYTAGTILAGGEPYAMPLLKENSFLPDLGRIPADIAKKAKLMFINYPNNPTAATCDRAFFRKVVEFAREYTIIVAHDAAYADVTFDGYRAESFLETPGAKEVGIEFYSLSKTYNMTGWRVAAALGNTDLIRGLGKVKTNLDSGVFQPIQYAGITALESSQDCVAENNRIYCERRDVLVSGLQRLGWDVEKPRASFYVWIRLPKGTSSTDVTARLIREAAVVTTPGIGFGMYGEGYIRMTVTSPKERLAEAVDRLAKVKI from the coding sequence ATGCCCTTGCATGTCACCTATGCGGACCGTCTGGCCAAACTTCCGCCCTACCTTTTCGCCGCTATCGACGAGATGAAGCAGAAGGCAATCCGGGCGGGACATGATGTCATAAACCTGGGGGTCGGCGACCCCGATCTCCCTACCCCCCGTCACATCATCGAGCGGTTGAATGAAACCGCCTTCGACCCGGCCAATCACCAGTATCCTTCATATACCGGAATGACAGATTTCCGGAAAAGCATAGCTGCGTATTACCGGCGCACGAGGGAGGTCGAGGTCGATCCGGCGAGCGAGGTGGTCACTCTCATCGGGTCCAAGGAAGGCATCGGTCATCTGCCGCTGGCGTTTGTCAACCCGGGAGACATCGTGCTTGTGCCCGATCCCGGTTATCCGGTCTATACCGCCGGGACAATCCTCGCAGGTGGAGAACCCTATGCCATGCCTCTCCTGAAAGAAAACAGCTTCCTTCCAGACCTGGGCCGGATTCCGGCGGATATAGCGAAAAAGGCGAAGCTGATGTTCATCAACTATCCCAACAATCCCACAGCGGCGACCTGCGACCGGGCATTTTTCCGGAAGGTGGTGGAGTTCGCCCGGGAATATACTATCATTGTCGCCCACGATGCAGCTTATGCGGATGTGACCTTTGACGGCTACCGCGCGGAATCCTTCCTGGAGACTCCCGGCGCCAAGGAGGTGGGAATCGAATTTTACAGCCTCTCCAAGACCTACAACATGACCGGGTGGCGGGTAGCGGCGGCGTTGGGGAACACCGACCTGATCCGGGGACTGGGCAAGGTTAAAACCAACCTGGATTCCGGGGTGTTCCAGCCCATCCAGTACGCCGGAATCACCGCTCTGGAATCGAGCCAGGATTGCGTCGCCGAGAACAACCGTATCTACTGTGAACGCCGCGATGTGCTGGTTAGCGGACTTCAGCGCCTGGGCTGGGATGTGGAAAAACCCAGGGCTTCCTTCTACGTGTGGATTCGCCTGCCCAAAGGAACAAGCTCAACCGATGTTACCGCTCGTCTCATCCGTGAGGCCGCGGTGGTCACCACTCCGGGAATCGGGTTCGGAATGTATGGAGAGGGCTATATCCGCATGACCGTGACCAGCCCGAAAGAGCGTCTGGCCGAAGCGGTGGACCGTCTGGCAAAGGTAAAAATTTAA
- a CDS encoding type II toxin-antitoxin system RelE/ParE family toxin, with the protein MNLVSKYTITFARSARKELEALDAAIFSNVFRRIEALADFPRPDGCRKIRGERTAWRIRVGDYRVIYAIDDTNRNVDIIAVRHRSDAYR; encoded by the coding sequence TTGAACCTGGTAAGTAAGTATACAATTACATTCGCCCGTTCAGCGAGGAAGGAACTCGAAGCGCTCGACGCCGCAATATTCTCTAATGTGTTCAGACGGATAGAAGCGCTTGCCGACTTTCCACGACCTGACGGCTGTAGAAAAATCCGGGGCGAACGAACAGCATGGAGAATCCGCGTAGGTGATTATCGGGTTATCTATGCAATTGATGACACAAACCGGAACGTGGATATTATCGCCGTCCGGCATCGCTCGGATGCGTATCGATAA
- a CDS encoding DMT family transporter gives MEHSVENRLIGPAMMALGSLFFALTALFVRLGSETVPVGHLVLARFLFMALALIVLRNAGLITVHPVNRRLLLYRSAAASVGGIFYFFSIATIPVAEAIILKYTFPVFAVTIAALIYGEKVSRTSLAVLAVSLLGVVVMMNPAAFHPSAGYAWGLLNGLCAGIAVAFLRELRKTDDSSTVLYYHSIAGVTVSLPFLVNGIVIPGAKGGVYMLLAALFGMLAQFTLVYGFKYVKTAGGSVLMTLEVVLSALLAFLFLGQMPGIIKIIGGCMIIAGALIVSGEGKFRKNGAKELDEGEI, from the coding sequence ATGGAGCACTCGGTTGAAAACCGGCTGATCGGCCCGGCCATGATGGCGCTGGGGTCGCTCTTTTTCGCACTCACCGCGCTGTTCGTGCGGCTCGGCTCGGAAACGGTTCCGGTGGGTCACCTTGTGCTGGCGCGGTTCCTGTTCATGGCGCTTGCGCTCATTGTCCTGAGGAACGCGGGGCTGATTACCGTGCATCCGGTGAACAGACGCCTGCTTCTCTACCGGTCGGCAGCCGCCTCGGTGGGCGGAATCTTTTACTTTTTCTCTATCGCGACAATACCTGTCGCGGAAGCCATTATTCTTAAATACACATTTCCGGTGTTTGCAGTAACCATTGCGGCCCTTATCTATGGTGAAAAAGTGAGCCGCACCAGCCTTGCCGTTCTGGCGGTGAGCCTCCTGGGGGTGGTGGTCATGATGAATCCCGCCGCTTTCCATCCAAGCGCGGGGTACGCCTGGGGGCTCCTGAACGGCCTCTGCGCGGGAATTGCGGTGGCATTCCTGCGTGAGCTGCGAAAAACTGATGATTCCTCGACCGTGTTATATTATCATTCCATTGCCGGAGTGACGGTTTCCCTCCCGTTCCTGGTGAACGGCATCGTGATTCCGGGAGCAAAGGGCGGCGTCTATATGCTGCTTGCGGCGCTGTTCGGGATGCTTGCCCAGTTCACACTTGTGTATGGTTTCAAGTATGTGAAGACCGCAGGTGGAAGCGTGCTGATGACCCTGGAGGTAGTGCTTTCCGCACTGCTCGCTTTCCTGTTCCTGGGACAGATGCCGGGCATAATAAAAATTATCGGCGGGTGCATGATTATCGCCGGGGCTCTCATTGTATCGGGAGAGGGAAAGTTTCGGAAAAACGGGGCAAAGGAATTGGATGAGGGAGAGATATAA